One stretch of Corynebacterium imitans DNA includes these proteins:
- a CDS encoding 3-hydroxyacyl-CoA dehydrogenase NAD-binding domain-containing protein, which translates to MDTNTIAVIGYGTIGESFAQLYAEHGYSVKVTDIRDDIDELIAATNARLGEDSPAITKADSVAEAVEGAFLVQENGPERLDFKQQMVGEIFAANPEALVASSSSALLPTDIAQDLPDEQASRLLIAHPFNPPRLLPLIELVPGERTAKESMDTVRAFYEKLGKVPVTLNREIEGYIANRLQKRVLDEAVYLLNEGIASAADIDAAMKNSLGIRWSVVGPLEALNQTTPRGFAATLEFVKPSFQDIPDIPAIDYTGEEAKAAAAKVAKDFGETASPESLAHRDEYLERVAKALEER; encoded by the coding sequence ATGGACACCAACACCATTGCAGTCATCGGCTACGGCACGATCGGCGAGTCCTTCGCCCAGCTGTACGCCGAGCACGGATATTCCGTCAAAGTCACCGACATTCGCGACGACATCGATGAGTTGATCGCCGCTACCAACGCCCGTCTTGGCGAGGACTCCCCCGCCATCACCAAGGCGGACTCTGTCGCAGAAGCCGTCGAGGGCGCGTTCCTCGTACAGGAGAACGGGCCGGAGCGCCTGGACTTCAAGCAACAGATGGTCGGCGAGATTTTCGCCGCGAATCCGGAGGCGCTCGTCGCGTCGTCTTCCTCTGCCCTGCTGCCGACCGATATCGCTCAGGATCTTCCCGACGAGCAAGCATCTCGGCTGCTCATCGCGCACCCCTTCAACCCGCCGCGCCTGCTCCCGCTGATCGAGCTGGTCCCGGGCGAGCGCACCGCAAAGGAGTCCATGGACACCGTCCGGGCCTTCTACGAGAAGTTGGGCAAAGTGCCTGTCACGCTCAACCGGGAGATTGAGGGCTACATTGCCAACCGCCTCCAGAAGCGTGTGCTGGATGAAGCCGTCTACTTGCTCAACGAGGGAATTGCATCTGCAGCAGACATTGACGCGGCGATGAAGAACTCGCTGGGCATCCGGTGGTCCGTGGTCGGCCCGCTCGAGGCGTTGAACCAGACCACACCACGCGGGTTCGCGGCAACGCTCGAGTTTGTGAAGCCGTCTTTCCAGGACATCCCAGACATTCCAGCGATCGACTACACCGGTGAGGAGGCTAAGGCCGCGGCGGCGAAGGTTGCCAAAGACTTCGGTGAAACCGCGTCGCCGGAGTCCCTCGCCCACCGCGACGAGTACCTCGAGCGCGTGGCGAAAGCGCTCGAGGAGCGGTAG
- a CDS encoding Zn-ribbon domain-containing OB-fold protein has protein sequence MTQELTDASDLMPMPQAASDPLYEKFFDGLKQKTLWTRRCAQCGTWQWPPQTFCFHCQGTDFEWHELPTSGEVYSFSVMYRAFDRYHADKLPYGVVIVKLGEIHITGRFLGDPEDIHCGLPVEAAWDELAVAGCSPAFQAVS, from the coding sequence ATGACACAAGAATTGACTGATGCTTCGGACCTGATGCCCATGCCGCAAGCCGCGTCTGACCCCCTGTACGAGAAGTTCTTCGACGGCTTGAAGCAGAAGACACTGTGGACCCGTCGATGTGCGCAGTGCGGCACATGGCAGTGGCCACCACAAACATTCTGCTTCCACTGTCAAGGTACGGATTTCGAATGGCACGAGTTGCCAACCTCGGGTGAAGTGTATTCGTTCTCCGTTATGTACAGGGCTTTCGACCGCTACCACGCCGATAAACTGCCCTACGGGGTCGTGATCGTCAAGCTCGGTGAAATTCATATCACCGGTAGATTCCTCGGCGATCCGGAAGACATCCACTGTGGGCTTCCTGTTGAAGCAGCGTGGGACGAGCTTGCAGTCGCTGGATGCAGCCCAGCATTCCAGGCTGTTTCCTAG
- the fucP gene encoding L-fucose:H+ symporter permease, whose product MSDVTSNKSDQDGASGGFVYPGLLLPFALIVACFAAWGISTDLTAPMVNVFSSVFDMSAFQAALVQFAYFGAYFLLAIPAAIINSKFGFKGGVVIGMSLAAAGAFLFFPAAELMTFGTFLLALFVLAGGLSIVETSANPFVMSLGPEHNATRRLNFAQAFNPIGSNIGVLMATLLVAPHISEAVTKQGMSEEELLAQTSSELEKVMVPYIILGILYLSLAIAIAVVKIPKNQRMEETDFSGVEPGVFGRLIRNKTYSFGVVAQFFNIAAQTCIWTFLPFYVQYTLGASKSEAGWWLQLSLISFLLMRFVMVWLMGKFDGRLLLTIMCGAGVVFSLVGVLLGNVVGALCIAALSGCISLLFPTIYGVALTGVGKDTKFASSGLVMAIVGGAIAPLVHGRLQDATNPQFAFVFVLVCFLIVGAFGVYSMRHGVDLQAQEKESTDA is encoded by the coding sequence ATGTCTGATGTAACTTCAAATAAATCGGATCAAGATGGTGCGAGCGGCGGTTTTGTCTATCCCGGCCTACTTCTACCCTTTGCCCTGATTGTTGCGTGTTTTGCGGCTTGGGGAATATCCACTGACCTCACTGCGCCGATGGTCAACGTTTTCAGCTCAGTGTTCGACATGAGTGCATTTCAGGCAGCGTTGGTGCAATTTGCCTACTTCGGTGCGTACTTCCTCCTGGCGATTCCTGCTGCAATCATTAACTCCAAGTTTGGTTTCAAAGGTGGCGTAGTTATTGGAATGTCACTAGCCGCAGCCGGCGCCTTCCTGTTCTTTCCCGCAGCGGAACTAATGACATTTGGTACGTTCCTGCTTGCTCTATTTGTCTTGGCAGGCGGTCTATCGATTGTTGAAACCTCAGCGAACCCTTTTGTAATGTCGCTTGGACCAGAGCACAATGCAACGCGTCGATTGAACTTTGCACAAGCATTTAATCCAATCGGTTCGAACATTGGCGTCCTAATGGCAACACTCTTGGTCGCCCCTCATATCTCCGAGGCTGTGACGAAGCAGGGGATGAGCGAGGAGGAGTTGCTTGCTCAAACCTCCAGCGAGCTCGAAAAAGTGATGGTCCCGTACATCATTCTCGGCATTCTGTATTTGAGCCTCGCGATAGCGATCGCTGTGGTCAAAATCCCTAAAAACCAGCGAATGGAGGAGACCGATTTCTCAGGAGTTGAGCCTGGGGTCTTCGGACGCTTGATCCGGAATAAGACGTACAGTTTTGGCGTTGTCGCACAGTTCTTCAATATCGCAGCGCAGACCTGTATTTGGACGTTCTTGCCATTTTATGTGCAATACACGCTGGGAGCTTCAAAATCAGAGGCAGGCTGGTGGCTGCAGTTATCGCTGATCTCCTTCTTGCTCATGCGATTTGTGATGGTGTGGCTCATGGGCAAGTTTGACGGCCGTTTGCTTTTGACCATTATGTGCGGCGCTGGGGTGGTGTTCTCCCTGGTTGGAGTTCTCCTAGGGAATGTCGTCGGTGCCCTCTGTATTGCAGCACTCTCTGGATGCATCTCGCTTCTTTTCCCGACAATTTACGGAGTTGCTCTTACCGGTGTCGGCAAAGACACCAAGTTTGCATCCTCGGGCTTGGTTATGGCCATCGTGGGCGGTGCCATTGCACCTTTGGTCCATGGACGCTTGCAAGACGCTACAAACCCGCAGTTTGCTTTCGTTTTTGTCTTGGTCTGCTTCTTGATTGTCGGCGCTTTCGGAGTCTATTCGATGCGCCACGGCGTCGATCTACAGGCCCAGGAAAAGGAGTCTACCGATGCTTAA
- a CDS encoding bile acid:sodium symporter family protein, translated as MTPQERTASGRLHEKSRTRSVTNTEPGKQQSTSTSIAVIGFPLMIVVFGAIGVIWPNSVSPVAPHIPELLGVVMFLMGLSLKVEDLRVLKSAPYSVLIAVVAQYLIMPLLGYAIAICLNLEPLLVAGLVVLGSVPGGASSNIVAYLAGGNVALSVAATSVSTILAPLLSPVLVLWLVGSRVEVDAGAMVTQILKMVLVPVFLGVVVQLVLRQVVERLAPVVPWLSAAALAVVIAGIMSGSSDTILQSGLIVVIAVMIHNALGFCLGFLAAKLAGLQERERRSIAIEVGMQNAGLAATLSSLSFGPLAALPAAVATIWHNIAGAIFASFLLKFRDQDGSKV; from the coding sequence ATGACCCCGCAGGAGAGAACAGCATCCGGCCGCTTGCATGAGAAGAGCCGAACGCGAAGCGTGACAAACACCGAACCCGGAAAACAACAAAGTACAAGCACATCCATCGCCGTAATTGGCTTTCCTCTGATGATCGTCGTCTTCGGGGCGATCGGAGTCATATGGCCCAATTCAGTGAGTCCCGTAGCTCCGCACATCCCTGAGCTGTTAGGGGTTGTGATGTTCCTGATGGGACTGTCACTGAAAGTGGAAGATCTAAGAGTTCTAAAGTCTGCTCCGTATTCAGTACTTATTGCGGTGGTAGCTCAGTATTTGATCATGCCGCTGCTTGGCTATGCCATCGCGATATGTCTGAATCTCGAGCCATTACTGGTAGCAGGATTAGTGGTGCTGGGCTCTGTACCTGGAGGGGCATCATCCAATATTGTCGCATATTTGGCTGGCGGAAATGTGGCGCTGTCGGTCGCGGCAACGTCTGTGTCTACGATCCTGGCTCCGTTGCTGAGCCCCGTCCTTGTGCTGTGGCTTGTTGGTAGTCGTGTCGAGGTAGATGCAGGGGCGATGGTCACTCAGATTCTGAAGATGGTCCTTGTCCCTGTGTTTCTTGGAGTAGTGGTTCAACTGGTGTTACGCCAGGTTGTGGAAAGACTTGCTCCGGTTGTTCCTTGGTTATCAGCTGCAGCTCTTGCTGTAGTTATTGCCGGCATTATGTCCGGCTCCTCCGACACGATTCTTCAATCCGGTTTGATCGTGGTGATTGCGGTAATGATCCACAACGCATTGGGTTTTTGTCTTGGCTTCCTCGCCGCGAAACTGGCAGGGTTACAGGAGCGTGAACGACGCTCAATTGCGATTGAAGTTGGCATGCAGAATGCTGGTTTAGCAGCGACCTTATCGAGCCTGTCGTTTGGCCCGTTGGCTGCTCTTCCGGCTGCCGTTGCTACGATTTGGCACAACATTGCAGGGGCAATATTTGCGTCTTTCTTGCTTAAGTTCCGTGACCAAGACGGCTCAAAGGTCTAA
- a CDS encoding RbsD/FucU family protein yields MLKGIPPILSPDLLKVLAEMGHGDEITIADAHYPLSGAGGQIIRADGHRICDLLEAVMKYFPLDRYHEWQYALMEPVAGDTAPDIWQAYGEIIGRHEPAEATLLERFEFYGRASHSHTTIMTSETAQYANIILKKGVIVNSSEVGGN; encoded by the coding sequence ATGCTTAAGGGGATTCCACCGATCTTGTCTCCTGACCTTTTGAAGGTATTGGCAGAGATGGGGCATGGTGACGAGATAACCATTGCGGACGCTCACTACCCGCTTTCGGGAGCGGGTGGCCAGATCATTCGAGCGGATGGGCATCGGATATGCGACCTTCTAGAGGCTGTCATGAAGTACTTTCCTCTGGATCGCTATCACGAATGGCAGTATGCGTTGATGGAGCCCGTTGCGGGAGACACAGCCCCGGATATTTGGCAGGCGTATGGCGAGATAATTGGTAGGCATGAACCTGCAGAGGCAACCTTACTAGAGCGATTTGAGTTTTACGGACGCGCTAGTCACTCTCATACGACGATCATGACCAGTGAGACTGCGCAATATGCAAACATCATCCTGAAAAAAGGAGTGATCGTGAACTCCTCTGAAGTGGGAGGGAACTGA
- a CDS encoding enolase C-terminal domain-like protein: MSRITDLKTYDFRFPTSATLSGSDAMNPDPDYSSAYLELHTDAGEVGVGFVFSIGRGNDIIVKAIDTLAERFLGKEIEPYLENMGSAWKELVYDSQIRWLGPEKGVAHMAIGAILSAFWDLKAKRANKPLWLLLAEMEPEELVETLDFRYLSDALTPEEALEILRQGQEGKETRIQQLLEEGYPGYSTAAGWLGYSDEKMLSLAKRETEEMGFSLIKLKVGQNLDDDLRRLSLVRKAIDPSVELAVDANQVWDVPEAIEWINKFHEFDLTWVEEPTSPDDVLGHATIAKAIAPIPVATGEQMQSRILYKQFLQAEAFGVMQVDAARVAGPQELIVQYLLAKKFDTPVCPHAGGVGLCEAVQHFAMFDFVAISGTRENRMIEYVDNQHEHFIDPVVIKNGNYVAPRSPGNSCQMKLEAVKQYEFSGQKGDGNV, translated from the coding sequence ATGAGTCGCATTACTGACCTAAAGACGTATGATTTCAGATTTCCGACTTCGGCAACTCTTTCGGGATCTGACGCTATGAATCCAGATCCGGACTACTCATCCGCATATTTGGAATTGCACACAGACGCGGGAGAAGTAGGTGTCGGATTCGTCTTTTCCATTGGAAGGGGCAACGACATCATTGTCAAAGCTATTGACACACTGGCTGAGCGGTTTCTAGGCAAGGAGATCGAGCCATACCTGGAGAATATGGGCAGTGCTTGGAAGGAACTTGTTTATGATTCTCAAATCCGCTGGTTGGGGCCGGAAAAAGGTGTTGCCCACATGGCGATTGGTGCGATACTCTCCGCCTTTTGGGATCTGAAGGCAAAAAGGGCAAACAAGCCATTGTGGCTGCTTCTGGCAGAAATGGAGCCAGAAGAGCTAGTGGAAACGCTGGATTTCCGTTACCTCTCCGATGCTCTTACTCCTGAGGAGGCCTTGGAAATCCTGCGGCAAGGCCAAGAAGGCAAGGAGACTCGAATTCAGCAGCTGCTCGAGGAAGGTTATCCAGGGTATTCGACCGCCGCTGGGTGGCTCGGGTACAGCGACGAAAAGATGCTCAGTCTTGCTAAGCGGGAAACGGAGGAAATGGGATTCTCGCTTATCAAGCTCAAAGTCGGTCAGAACCTGGACGACGACCTTCGTCGCTTGTCCTTGGTGCGTAAGGCCATCGATCCCAGCGTAGAACTCGCCGTCGATGCCAATCAGGTTTGGGATGTTCCCGAAGCCATTGAGTGGATCAATAAGTTCCACGAGTTTGACTTGACATGGGTCGAAGAACCTACGAGTCCAGATGACGTGCTCGGTCATGCCACCATCGCTAAGGCTATTGCGCCGATCCCTGTAGCGACAGGAGAGCAGATGCAAAGCAGAATTCTCTATAAACAGTTTCTTCAGGCAGAGGCGTTTGGGGTCATGCAAGTTGATGCAGCACGAGTTGCCGGCCCGCAGGAGCTGATTGTTCAGTATCTCTTGGCGAAAAAGTTCGATACGCCTGTCTGCCCTCACGCTGGTGGTGTTGGGCTCTGCGAGGCAGTTCAGCACTTCGCAATGTTTGATTTTGTTGCCATCTCCGGCACAAGAGAGAACCGAATGATCGAGTACGTCGATAACCAACATGAGCACTTTATTGACCCGGTGGTAATCAAAAACGGCAACTACGTCGCACCGCGCTCGCCGGGAAATAGTTGTCAGATGAAATTGGAAGCAGTCAAGCAGTATGAGTTCTCTGGACAGAAGGGTGACGGAAATGTCTGA